A genome region from Methylobacterium sp. FF17 includes the following:
- a CDS encoding Do family serine endopeptidase has product MTAQPNRLRRNALASVAVAALVATGAAGVGLTQPATPVQAQSLSKNPIETPDHPPGSFASVVDKVKPGVVAVKVKLDDSADTGDDDGPGQGRQVPPQLREFFKRFGQGGPGQGGPGQGGPGEGFGGPKRPGQRGAMGSGFIISADGYVVTNNHVVDKAKTVQVTLDDNRTLDAKVIGKDPKTDLALLKITEGGTFPYVSLSKAAPRVGDWVVAIGNPFGLGGTVTAGIVSARGRDIGAGPYDDFLQIDAPINKGNSGGPTFNVGGEVVGVNTAIASPSGGSVGLAFAIPAETVQAVVDQLRADGRVARGYLGVQVQPVTKDIADGLGLDKAKGALVDHAEAGTPAAKAGLKSGDVIESVNGTPINDAKELSRKIAGIKPGAKVELTYLRGGKSDTATVELGALPNDTKVATGDRDTARDGQPRLGLSLAPASEVGAGSEGVAVMEVDPDGPAAAKGIEQGDIILDVAGASVSRPSEVAERIRSAESSGRKAVLMRVKSAKGTTRFVAVALNKAG; this is encoded by the coding sequence ATGACCGCCCAGCCCAACCGCCTGCGCCGCAACGCCCTCGCCTCCGTCGCCGTGGCCGCCCTCGTCGCCACGGGCGCGGCCGGCGTCGGTCTCACCCAGCCGGCCACCCCGGTCCAGGCCCAGTCCCTCTCCAAGAACCCGATCGAGACCCCCGACCACCCGCCGGGCTCCTTCGCCAGCGTGGTCGACAAGGTGAAGCCCGGCGTCGTCGCCGTGAAGGTGAAGCTCGACGACAGCGCGGACACGGGTGACGACGACGGCCCCGGCCAGGGCCGGCAGGTGCCCCCGCAGCTGCGCGAGTTCTTCAAGCGCTTCGGTCAGGGCGGCCCCGGCCAGGGCGGTCCGGGCCAGGGCGGTCCCGGCGAAGGTTTCGGCGGCCCGAAGCGCCCGGGCCAGCGCGGCGCCATGGGTTCGGGCTTCATCATCTCGGCGGACGGCTACGTCGTCACCAACAACCACGTGGTCGACAAGGCCAAGACCGTGCAGGTCACCCTCGACGACAACCGCACCCTCGACGCCAAGGTCATCGGCAAGGACCCGAAGACCGACCTCGCGCTCCTCAAGATCACCGAGGGCGGCACCTTCCCGTACGTCTCGCTGAGCAAGGCCGCGCCCCGCGTCGGCGACTGGGTGGTGGCCATCGGCAACCCGTTCGGCCTCGGCGGCACCGTGACGGCGGGCATCGTCTCGGCCCGCGGCCGCGACATCGGCGCCGGCCCCTACGACGACTTCCTGCAGATCGACGCGCCGATCAACAAGGGCAATTCCGGCGGCCCGACCTTCAACGTCGGCGGTGAGGTGGTGGGCGTGAACACCGCCATCGCCTCGCCCTCCGGCGGCAGCGTCGGCCTCGCCTTCGCGATCCCCGCCGAGACCGTGCAGGCGGTGGTCGACCAGCTCCGGGCGGACGGCCGGGTGGCGCGCGGCTATCTCGGCGTCCAGGTCCAGCCGGTGACGAAGGACATCGCGGACGGGCTCGGCCTCGACAAGGCCAAGGGCGCCCTGGTGGACCATGCCGAGGCGGGCACCCCCGCGGCCAAGGCGGGCCTCAAATCCGGCGACGTCATCGAATCGGTGAACGGCACGCCGATCAACGACGCCAAGGAGCTGTCCCGCAAGATCGCCGGCATCAAGCCGGGCGCCAAGGTCGAGCTCACCTACCTGCGCGGCGGCAAGTCGGACACCGCCACGGTGGAACTCGGCGCCCTGCCGAACGACACCAAGGTGGCGACCGGCGATCGCGACACGGCCAGGGACGGCCAGCCGCGCCTCGGCCTCAGCCTCGCCCCGGCCTCCGAGGTCGGCGCCGGCAGCGAGGGCGTCGCGGTGATGGAGGTCGACCCGGACGGCCCGGCGGCCGCCAAGGGCATCGAGCAGGGCGACATCATCCTGGATGTCGCCGGCGCCAGCGTCTCGCGTCCCTCCGAAGTGGCCGAGCGCATCCGCTCCGCCGAGTCGAGCGGCCGCAAGGCGGTGCTGATGCGGGTCAAGAGCGCCAAGGGCACCACCCGCTTCGTGGCGGTGGCCCTGAACAAGGCCGGCTGA
- a CDS encoding bifunctional diguanylate cyclase/phosphodiesterase: MQALLTCVTQRHDQQLLLAAALVCAVGVYASSAIASHAARSEGIARRQWGLASIIASGCTAWATHMIALLAFQPGMASGFEPILTAISLLLVIASIGVGVGLSLGRRGRLRRFAAGVIIGAGIAALHYVGQASYRVTGHVSWDMSLVTTSVLISLPMSGLALVLSGERNRALRRAAVPLLLGSIVILHLAGMTAVRLVYDPLVPLPASVIAPASIAPIIAAVSLGLLLLAFIGLRMTLNARAQLRRDQGRLRELASLALEGLAVCDGDVINTANRSLEQLAGMTQAELIGASLIRLLPGLVLADLPEQEERDAELIDARGQGVPVRVLRKAITLGHKHQTVIAFRDQRERLRSEARLRKLAFTDGITGLPNRARFGDLLAHHAAALREQANGFAVLMLDLDRFKFVNDTLGHGMGDELLRKVAARLSSVVAQEDVVARLGGDEFAILLLDAGGEARARDVAARIVEAIDRAFLLDGQLVHVGVSVGVAVAFQDGRRPDELLRNADLALYKAKAEGKATFRMFEPALAERMRARSQLEADMRRALDAGEFEVHYQPLVESQTGAVTAAEALVRWRHPEQGLIAPADFIPLAEETGLIMPLGAWVLRTACRHATAWSSTIKVAVNLSPVQFRDDRLPDMVASILEATGLAPDRLELEITEGVMLDDEARTLAMLTRLKDVGVGLAMDDFGTGYSSLSYLRRFPFSKIKIDRSFIRLLPEDPESAAIVRAIITMGACLGMTTTVEGVETAEQYAFVAAEHCGQVQGYHVSRPLPYADFVDFLTDTKLAA; this comes from the coding sequence ATGCAAGCGCTTTTAACGTGTGTTACGCAGAGGCATGATCAGCAGCTCTTGCTGGCGGCGGCTCTGGTCTGTGCGGTCGGCGTTTATGCCTCGTCTGCGATTGCCTCCCACGCGGCACGGTCCGAGGGGATAGCCCGGCGGCAATGGGGGCTCGCCAGCATCATCGCCTCGGGTTGCACGGCTTGGGCGACCCATATGATCGCTCTCCTGGCGTTCCAGCCAGGCATGGCATCCGGCTTCGAGCCGATCCTCACGGCCATCTCGCTCCTTCTCGTCATCGCCAGCATCGGGGTCGGGGTCGGTCTGTCCCTCGGCCGGCGCGGTCGCCTGCGCCGTTTCGCGGCCGGCGTGATCATCGGCGCCGGAATCGCCGCTCTCCACTACGTCGGGCAAGCGTCCTATCGCGTGACCGGGCATGTCTCATGGGACATGAGCCTGGTGACGACCTCCGTCCTCATCAGCCTTCCGATGTCCGGGCTGGCCCTGGTGCTCTCCGGAGAGCGCAACCGCGCCTTGCGCCGGGCGGCTGTCCCGTTGCTGCTGGGCTCGATCGTGATCCTGCACCTCGCGGGCATGACGGCCGTCAGGCTGGTCTATGACCCCCTGGTCCCGCTGCCGGCGTCCGTCATCGCTCCGGCCTCGATCGCGCCGATCATCGCAGCCGTCTCGCTCGGATTGCTGCTCCTGGCCTTTATCGGGCTGCGCATGACCCTGAACGCCCGGGCGCAGCTTCGCCGCGACCAGGGGCGCCTGCGCGAACTCGCGAGCCTTGCCCTCGAAGGACTCGCGGTCTGCGACGGCGATGTGATCAACACCGCCAATCGCAGCCTCGAACAGCTTGCGGGCATGACGCAGGCCGAGCTCATCGGCGCCAGCCTCATCCGACTGCTCCCCGGCCTCGTGCTCGCCGACCTGCCGGAGCAGGAGGAGCGTGATGCCGAACTGATCGACGCGCGGGGTCAGGGCGTCCCCGTGCGGGTCCTGCGCAAAGCCATCACGCTCGGCCACAAGCATCAGACCGTCATCGCCTTCCGCGACCAGCGCGAACGCCTGCGATCCGAGGCCCGGCTGCGCAAACTCGCCTTCACGGATGGGATCACCGGCCTGCCGAACCGGGCGCGGTTCGGCGATCTCCTGGCCCACCATGCCGCCGCCCTGCGTGAGCAGGCCAACGGTTTCGCCGTGCTGATGCTCGATCTGGATCGCTTCAAATTCGTCAACGATACCCTCGGCCACGGCATGGGGGACGAACTCCTCCGCAAGGTCGCCGCACGCCTGTCCTCCGTCGTCGCGCAGGAGGATGTCGTCGCGCGCCTCGGCGGCGACGAGTTCGCCATTCTCCTTCTCGATGCCGGCGGCGAGGCGCGCGCGCGGGACGTGGCGGCCCGGATCGTCGAAGCCATCGACCGCGCCTTCCTGCTCGACGGGCAACTCGTCCATGTCGGCGTGAGCGTCGGCGTCGCGGTCGCGTTTCAGGATGGACGTCGGCCCGACGAATTGCTGCGCAACGCCGATCTCGCCCTGTACAAGGCCAAGGCCGAGGGGAAGGCCACCTTCCGGATGTTCGAGCCGGCGCTCGCGGAGCGCATGCGAGCCCGAAGCCAGCTCGAAGCCGACATGCGCCGGGCGCTCGATGCCGGCGAATTCGAGGTGCACTACCAGCCTCTCGTCGAGTCCCAGACCGGAGCGGTCACCGCCGCCGAAGCCCTGGTTCGCTGGCGGCATCCCGAACAGGGTCTCATCGCGCCGGCCGACTTCATCCCGCTCGCGGAGGAGACAGGCCTGATCATGCCGTTGGGCGCCTGGGTGCTGCGCACGGCCTGCCGGCACGCGACCGCTTGGTCGAGCACCATCAAGGTCGCCGTCAACCTCTCGCCGGTCCAGTTCCGCGACGACCGGCTCCCGGACATGGTGGCATCCATCCTCGAGGCGACGGGGCTCGCCCCGGATCGACTGGAACTCGAGATCACCGAGGGTGTGATGCTCGATGACGAGGCGCGGACGCTCGCGATGCTGACCAGGCTCAAGGATGTCGGTGTCGGCCTCGCCATGGACGATTTCGGCACCGGCTATTCCTCGCTGAGCTACCTGCGCCGCTTTCCGTTCTCGAAGATCAAGATCGACCGGTCCTTCATCCGCCTGCTCCCCGAGGATCCGGAGAGCGCCGCCATCGTCCGGGCCATCATCACGATGGGGGCGTGCCTCGGCATGACCACGACGGTCGAGGGTGTCGAGACGGCCGAGCAATACGCCTTCGTCGCGGCCGAGCATTGCGGGCAGGTTCAAGGTTACCACGTCAGCCGACCGCTTCCCTACGCGGACTTCGTGGACTTTCTCACCGACACGAAGCTCGCCGCATAG
- a CDS encoding aminotransferase class I/II-fold pyridoxal phosphate-dependent enzyme, translating to MTTIADRSTAELADLRAQAQSAYDAFKARGLKLDMTRGKPAPEQLDLSSGMLTLPGNGDYTTAAGEDARNYGGQQGLPELRALFSHLIDAPADQIVVGGNSSLALMHDTIAWALLKGVPGSERPWSKEEAPVFLCPVPGYDRHFALCEEFGIRMIPVPMTGQGPDMDVVEAFVANPAVKGMWCVPKYANPSGEIFSDETVRRLATMKTAAPDFRLFWDNAYAVHHLTTDRHPVRDILAACAEAGHPDRPFLFASTSKITLAGAGLAVFAGSPENTRWFLARSAKQTIGPDKLNQLRHVRFLRDGAGLQAHMDAHRALIAPKFAAVQEALDRHLSGTGAARWTRPQGGYFITVEARPGTATEVVRLAKTAGIALTPAGATSPYGRDPQDSVLRLAPTFPSLDDVTKAAEGIALCILLAALQAEDAARAAA from the coding sequence ATGACGACGATCGCCGACCGCAGCACGGCCGAACTCGCGGACCTGCGCGCGCAGGCTCAAAGCGCCTACGACGCCTTCAAGGCGCGGGGCCTCAAGCTCGACATGACGCGCGGCAAGCCGGCGCCCGAGCAGCTCGACCTCTCCTCCGGGATGCTGACCCTGCCGGGCAACGGCGACTACACCACCGCGGCCGGCGAGGATGCCCGCAACTACGGCGGCCAGCAGGGCCTGCCCGAGCTGCGGGCCCTGTTCTCCCACCTCATCGACGCGCCGGCCGACCAGATCGTGGTGGGCGGCAATTCCAGCCTCGCGCTGATGCACGACACCATCGCGTGGGCCCTCCTCAAGGGCGTGCCGGGCTCCGAGCGGCCCTGGTCGAAGGAGGAGGCGCCGGTCTTCCTCTGCCCGGTTCCGGGCTACGATCGCCACTTCGCCCTCTGCGAGGAGTTCGGCATCCGCATGATCCCCGTGCCCATGACGGGGCAGGGGCCCGACATGGACGTGGTCGAGGCGTTCGTCGCGAACCCGGCCGTGAAGGGCATGTGGTGCGTGCCGAAATACGCCAACCCCTCGGGGGAGATCTTCTCCGACGAGACCGTCCGGCGCCTCGCCACGATGAAGACCGCCGCACCCGACTTCCGCCTGTTCTGGGACAACGCCTACGCGGTGCACCACCTCACCACGGATCGTCACCCCGTGCGGGACATCCTCGCGGCCTGCGCCGAGGCGGGCCACCCGGACCGGCCCTTCCTGTTCGCGTCGACCTCGAAGATCACCCTGGCGGGCGCGGGGCTGGCGGTCTTCGCCGGCTCGCCCGAGAACACCCGCTGGTTCCTGGCGCGCTCCGCCAAGCAGACCATCGGCCCGGACAAGCTCAACCAGCTGCGCCACGTGCGCTTCCTGCGCGACGGCGCCGGCCTCCAGGCCCACATGGACGCGCATCGCGCGCTCATCGCCCCGAAGTTCGCCGCCGTGCAGGAGGCCCTCGACCGGCACCTGTCCGGCACCGGTGCGGCGCGCTGGACCCGTCCGCAGGGCGGCTACTTCATCACCGTGGAAGCCCGCCCGGGCACGGCCACGGAGGTGGTGCGCCTCGCCAAGACGGCCGGCATCGCCCTGACCCCGGCCGGGGCGACCTCCCCCTACGGCCGCGACCCGCAGGACAGCGTGCTGCGCCTCGCGCCCACCTTCCCGAGCCTCGACGACGTGACGAAGGCGGCCGAGGGCATTGCCCTGTGCATCCTTCTGGCTGCGCTCCAGGCCGAGGACGCGGCACGCGCGGCGGCCTGA
- a CDS encoding DUF427 domain-containing protein, with the protein MRPIPISPGPGEESVWAYPRPPRLEPVPVRLRVVLGGRTIADTVAGYRVLETSHPPTYYLPADDVAPDVLGPARRAGSCEWKGRAVLYDVAAGDRRAEGAAWAYPDPTPGFRAIAGHVAFYAGPMEGCFVGEARATPQPGGFYGGWITPGIVGPFKGGPGSMGW; encoded by the coding sequence ATGCGACCCATCCCGATTTCGCCCGGACCGGGCGAGGAGAGCGTCTGGGCCTATCCGCGCCCGCCCCGCCTGGAGCCGGTGCCCGTCCGGCTGCGGGTGGTGCTGGGTGGCCGGACCATCGCCGACACGGTGGCGGGGTACCGCGTGCTCGAGACGAGCCACCCGCCGACCTACTACCTCCCGGCGGACGACGTCGCGCCCGATGTCCTCGGGCCCGCCCGCCGGGCCGGGAGCTGCGAATGGAAGGGACGCGCCGTCCTGTACGACGTCGCGGCCGGGGATCGCCGCGCCGAGGGCGCCGCCTGGGCCTATCCCGACCCGACCCCGGGCTTCCGGGCCATCGCCGGCCACGTCGCCTTCTATGCGGGCCCGATGGAGGGCTGCTTCGTCGGGGAAGCGCGCGCGACGCCCCAGCCCGGCGGCTTCTACGGCGGCTGGATCACCCCCGGGATCGTCGGGCCGTTCAAGGGCGGACCGGGCAGCATGGGGTGGTGA
- a CDS encoding glucokinase has product MFEFPVLVGDIGGTNARFALVPEAGAEPVLLSREETAGHPDPSAAIRASLAQASRAQTSGASPRSAILAVAARVDGPAVQLTNADWVIEGARIGHDFGLSRAVVVNDYVPVAAGAAGIRPGELTPVGPRREEGRAGDQGARLVLGPGTGFGAAALLPVDERLLIVSTESGHVDFGPGTPAEHALWPHLERVEGRVTVETLLSGPGLTRLHAGLHRLRTGADGPRLDPATVTEAGLAGTDPDAVDALDLFATLLGRVCGDLALTFLATGGVYIGGGIAPRILEVLQRGAFRAAFEHKPPFVAQMRAIPTSVIAVHDPALTGLAALASQPGRFVYHGQVWQAG; this is encoded by the coding sequence ATGTTCGAATTCCCCGTCCTCGTCGGCGATATCGGCGGCACCAATGCCCGCTTCGCCCTGGTGCCCGAGGCGGGCGCCGAGCCGGTCCTGCTCTCCCGGGAGGAGACGGCCGGCCACCCCGACCCCAGCGCCGCCATCCGGGCCTCCCTGGCGCAGGCTTCTCGCGCGCAGACCTCCGGCGCGAGCCCGCGCTCGGCCATCCTCGCGGTGGCGGCCCGGGTCGACGGGCCGGCGGTGCAGCTCACCAATGCCGACTGGGTCATCGAGGGGGCCCGGATCGGTCACGATTTCGGGCTGTCGCGGGCGGTCGTCGTCAACGATTACGTGCCGGTGGCGGCGGGCGCCGCCGGGATCCGCCCCGGCGAGCTGACGCCCGTCGGCCCGCGCCGGGAGGAGGGCCGGGCGGGGGACCAGGGCGCGCGCCTCGTCCTCGGCCCGGGCACCGGCTTCGGCGCCGCCGCCCTGCTGCCCGTGGACGAGCGCCTGCTCATCGTCTCCACGGAGAGCGGCCACGTGGATTTCGGGCCGGGCACGCCGGCCGAGCACGCCCTCTGGCCGCACCTGGAGCGGGTGGAGGGCCGCGTCACCGTGGAGACCCTGCTCTCCGGCCCCGGCCTGACCCGCCTGCATGCCGGTCTCCACCGGCTCCGCACCGGCGCGGACGGTCCCCGCCTCGACCCCGCCACCGTCACCGAGGCCGGCTTGGCGGGCACCGATCCGGACGCGGTGGACGCCCTGGACCTGTTCGCGACGCTCCTCGGCCGGGTCTGCGGCGACCTCGCGCTGACCTTCCTCGCCACCGGCGGCGTCTATATCGGCGGCGGCATCGCCCCCCGCATCCTCGAGGTGCTCCAGCGCGGCGCCTTCCGGGCCGCCTTCGAGCACAAGCCGCCCTTCGTGGCCCAGATGCGGGCGATCCCCACCAGCGTCATCGCCGTGCACGACCCCGCCCTCACGGGGCTGGCGGCCCTGGCGAGCCAGCCCGGCCGCTTCGTGTATCACGGGCAGGTCTGGCAGGCCGGCTGA
- a CDS encoding DUF2459 domain-containing protein, with the protein MRPRRAAPSRATSILGGAAALLATGLGLLVLAALLTARPGDPDLYPARGADGAAVALVSHGWHSGLVLSRADLTGAGSGPALAAIATRFRAYPEIEFGWGEARFYRATPTLAQFDAGLALAALFTPGGRDGVVQVVGLERPARDSFPHSGIVAARVSPAGLARLLARLEASFRLVDGQPVAGGPGLYGPSLFYEGEGRFSYANVCNHWAARLLGAAGLPITPVLDTHPAGLLLDLRWRAGLTPLPPAGANLSKP; encoded by the coding sequence ATGCGCCCGCGCCGGGCAGCCCCGTCGCGGGCCACGTCGATCCTCGGCGGCGCGGCGGCCCTCCTCGCCACGGGCCTCGGCCTCCTCGTCCTCGCCGCCCTGCTCACCGCGCGGCCCGGCGACCCGGATCTCTATCCCGCCCGCGGGGCGGACGGGGCGGCGGTCGCCCTGGTCTCGCATGGCTGGCATTCCGGCCTCGTCCTGTCGCGGGCCGACCTGACGGGCGCGGGGAGCGGGCCGGCCCTGGCCGCCATCGCCACGCGGTTCCGCGCCTATCCGGAGATCGAGTTCGGCTGGGGCGAGGCCCGCTTCTACCGGGCGACGCCGACCCTGGCGCAGTTCGATGCCGGGCTCGCCCTCGCGGCCCTGTTCACGCCGGGCGGCCGGGACGGCGTGGTCCAGGTGGTGGGCCTGGAGCGCCCGGCGCGCGACAGCTTCCCCCATTCCGGGATCGTGGCCGCGCGGGTCTCGCCCGCCGGGCTCGCGCGCCTGCTCGCCCGGCTGGAGGCGAGCTTCCGCCTCGTGGACGGCCAGCCGGTCGCCGGGGGCCCCGGCCTCTACGGGCCGAGCCTGTTCTACGAGGGCGAGGGCCGCTTCTCCTACGCCAATGTCTGCAACCATTGGGCGGCGCGCCTGCTCGGCGCCGCCGGCCTGCCGATCACCCCGGTGCTCGACACCCATCCGGCGGGGCTGCTCCTCGACCTGCGCTGGCGCGCCGGCCTCACGCCGCTGCCGCCCGCCGGCGCCAACCTGTCCAAACCGTAA
- the otsB gene encoding trehalose-phosphatase has product MTEPTAFALYLDFDGTLVEIAPKPDQVQVDPALAPALERLRARLGGALAIVTGRPIGVIDDFLSPARFDVAGLHGVERRVDGVVSGGRAEDHPDLRAQVPALHAAVAALEHVLIEDKGASVAVHWRLATPSDAAAAEEAVKAAAEALGSAYRLQLGKAVGEIVPASATKGHAIRALGANPPYAGRRAIFLGDDLTDEKAFAVVNETGGVSVRIGGAETIAARRLIDPEDVRRLLYAWADGAPIDPDALPPA; this is encoded by the coding sequence GTGACCGAGCCGACCGCGTTCGCCCTGTATCTCGACTTCGACGGCACCCTGGTGGAGATCGCCCCCAAGCCCGACCAGGTCCAGGTCGATCCCGCGCTCGCGCCCGCCCTGGAGCGCCTGCGCGCCCGCCTCGGCGGCGCCCTCGCCATCGTCACCGGGCGCCCCATCGGGGTCATCGACGACTTTCTCAGCCCCGCCCGCTTCGACGTGGCGGGCCTGCACGGGGTCGAGCGGCGGGTGGACGGCGTGGTCTCGGGCGGGCGCGCCGAGGACCATCCCGACCTGCGCGCCCAGGTTCCGGCCCTGCACGCGGCGGTCGCCGCCCTCGAACACGTGCTGATCGAGGACAAGGGCGCCTCCGTCGCGGTGCATTGGCGCCTCGCCACCCCGAGCGACGCGGCCGCCGCCGAGGAAGCGGTGAAGGCCGCGGCCGAGGCGCTCGGGTCCGCCTACCGGCTCCAGCTCGGCAAGGCGGTGGGCGAAATTGTCCCGGCCTCCGCCACCAAGGGCCACGCCATCCGGGCGCTCGGCGCGAACCCGCCCTACGCGGGCCGCCGGGCGATCTTCCTCGGCGACGACCTCACCGACGAGAAGGCCTTCGCGGTGGTCAACGAGACCGGCGGCGTCAGCGTCCGCATCGGCGGGGCCGAGACCATCGCGGCCCGCCGCCTCATCGACCCCGAGGACGTACGCCGCCTGCTCTACGCCTGGGCCGACGGGGCGCCGATCGACCCCGACGCCCTGCCGCCGGCCTGA
- the queF gene encoding preQ(1) synthase: protein MTHQHSGSEGLQLGQMSPLPASPEEARLDRVPNPHPGTDYLARFTAPEFTSLCPVTGQPDFAILVIDYVPDQWLVESKSLKLYLTAFRNHGAFHEDCTVGIGLTLSDLLAPRYLRIGGFWYPRGGIPIDVFWQTGEPPKSVWLPDPGVPPYRAR, encoded by the coding sequence ATGACCCACCAGCATTCGGGCTCCGAGGGCCTGCAACTCGGGCAGATGAGCCCCCTGCCCGCCAGCCCCGAAGAGGCCCGGCTCGACCGGGTCCCGAACCCGCATCCGGGGACCGACTACCTCGCCCGCTTCACCGCGCCGGAATTCACGTCCCTCTGCCCCGTCACGGGGCAGCCGGATTTCGCGATCCTCGTCATCGACTACGTGCCCGACCAGTGGCTGGTCGAATCGAAGTCGCTGAAGCTCTACCTCACCGCCTTCCGCAACCACGGGGCCTTCCACGAGGACTGCACGGTGGGAATCGGCCTGACGCTGTCCGATCTGCTGGCGCCCCGCTACCTGCGCATCGGCGGCTTCTGGTATCCGCGCGGCGGCATCCCCATCGACGTGTTCTGGCAGACCGGGGAGCCGCCGAAATCCGTCTGGCTGCCCGATCCCGGCGTGCCGCCCTACCGGGCACGCTGA
- the kdsA gene encoding 3-deoxy-8-phosphooctulonate synthase has protein sequence MPEITPAPVVAAGSVAFANHRPFALIAGPCQLEGRDHAIEIADALKAMTDRLGIGLVFKGSFDKANRTSGSTARGLGLAEALPIFAEIKARFGLPVLTDVHEAAQCAPAAEVIDVLQIPAFLCRQTDLLLAAAATGRVVNVKKGQFLAPWDMAHVAAKVTGAGNPNVLVTERGASFGYNTLVSDMRSLPIMARVTHGAPVVFDATHSVQQPGGQGATSGGQREFVSVLARAAVAVGVAGLFIETHPDPDRAPSDGPNMVPLKDMPDLLAELQAFDRLAKARVGEARVGEARTGEA, from the coding sequence ATGCCCGAGATCACCCCCGCCCCCGTTGTCGCCGCCGGCTCCGTCGCCTTCGCGAATCACCGGCCCTTCGCCCTCATCGCCGGCCCCTGCCAGCTCGAGGGCCGCGATCATGCCATCGAGATCGCCGATGCCCTGAAGGCGATGACCGACCGCCTCGGGATCGGCCTCGTGTTCAAGGGCTCCTTCGACAAGGCGAACCGGACTTCCGGCAGCACCGCGCGGGGCCTGGGGCTCGCGGAGGCGCTGCCGATCTTCGCCGAGATCAAGGCGCGCTTCGGCCTGCCCGTGCTCACCGACGTGCACGAGGCGGCGCAATGCGCCCCCGCCGCCGAGGTGATCGACGTCCTCCAGATCCCGGCCTTCCTCTGCCGCCAGACCGACCTGCTGCTCGCCGCCGCCGCCACCGGACGGGTGGTGAACGTGAAGAAGGGCCAGTTCCTCGCTCCCTGGGACATGGCGCATGTCGCCGCCAAGGTGACGGGGGCGGGCAACCCCAACGTACTGGTGACCGAGCGCGGCGCCTCGTTCGGCTACAACACCCTGGTCTCCGACATGCGCAGCCTGCCCATCATGGCGCGGGTGACGCACGGCGCCCCGGTGGTGTTCGACGCCACCCATTCGGTGCAGCAGCCGGGCGGGCAGGGCGCCACCTCCGGCGGGCAGCGCGAGTTCGTCTCGGTGCTCGCCCGCGCCGCCGTGGCGGTGGGGGTCGCCGGACTGTTCATCGAGACCCACCCCGACCCGGACCGCGCGCCCTCCGACGGGCCGAACATGGTGCCGCTCAAGGACATGCCGGACCTGCTGGCCGAACTCCAGGCCTTCGACCGGCTCGCCAAGGCGCGGGTAGGCGAGGCGCGGGTGGGCGAGGCGCGGACGGGCGAGGCGTAA